The genomic region TAAATGCCCGTGGTCCGCACCGCCGTGTAGAACTGCCCGTCGAAGCGGGTGTCCCGCGCGTCGATGGCGCGGTAGCGCTGCCAGAAGTCCATGACTCCATCCTGCCAGCCGCCAGAAGGCCGTGCTAGCGGAAATCGGACATGGCCGTGGAGCGGCTCTCGGGCATCAGGCCCGGCCAACAGGCGCTTCGGTAAAGTCGGGACATGACCTCCAGCGGCCCTGTGCGGCAGTTCCTGTCCGGCGATGCCCGCGAAATAGCCCCGCTGCTCCTGGGCGCTGTCCTGACCCACGACAGCGGGGAAGGTTCCGTTGCCGTCCGGATCACAGAACTCGAGGCCTACATGGGTCCCGTCGATTCACTGCACCCTGACCCCGGCTCCCACACATACCGCGGCCCAACCCGCAGGAACGCCCCCATGTTCGGCCCGGCCGGCCACCTCTACGTCTACTTCACGTATGGCATGCACTACTGCGCCAACATCGTCTGCGGCCCGGCCGGCCACGCCTCGGCCGTCCTGCTGCGCGCGGGTGAAATCGTTCAGGGCCGGGAACTGGCGCTCACGCGGCGGCCGACGTCGAAGGCCGCCAAGGACCTGGCCAGCGGACCGGCCCGGCTGGCCACAGCGCTCGGACTGACCACCGAGGACAGCGGGCGGGACGCCCTGGGCCCTCCGTTTGGCCTGGTTTTGCCGCCGGCACCCGCCGCCCATGTCAGCACCGGGCCGCGGGTCGGCGTCGCCGGGCATGGCGGCACGCACGATTATCCATGGCGGTTCTGGCTCACCGGCGACCCGACCGTGTCCCGTTACAAGGCTGCGAAGGCGCGCCCGCCGCGGGCGTAGGCTGGACGGGTGAACCACAGCGAACAAGCCCCTGCCCGCAGGCCCGTCCCCGTGGACGAACTCATTACCAGCCTCTGCGCGACCGTTCCGGACTACCCCAAGCCCGGCATCACCTTCAAGGACCTGACCCCCGTCTTCGCCGATGGTGCCGCGTTCCGTGCAGTCGTTGACGCGCTCGTGGAACCGTTCAAGGGGCAGTTCGACGCCGTGGCAGGAGTCGAGGCACGGGGCTTCCTGCTCGCCGCCGCCGCGGCCTACGCCACAGGCACCGGCGTGGTGACGGTGCGGAAGGCCGGGAAGCTGCCGCGGGAGGTTTACTCCGAGGATTACGCCCTGGAATACGGCAACGCCACCCTGGAACTTCACACCACCGACCTGGCCCGCGGCAGCCGGGTGCTGATCCTTGACGACGTCCTCGCCACGGGCGGCACCCTTGGGGCAGCCGCCCGCCTGTTTGAACGCTGCGGTGTCCACGTCTCGGGCGTGGGCGTGGTGATGGAACTCGGCGAGCTGCGCGGCCGCTCGGCGCTTGCCGGGCATCGCGTGCGGTCGCTGCTGCGCCTCTGATGTTTTGATCCGCGGGCCGTGCGCGGCCCTGGCTTACCGGGCCCTGAACAGCGGCCTTGTCGGTGAGCGGCGGAGCCGCGCCGTCAGATAACCTGCTTTAAGCAGCTCAACAGCCGCCACGTAAGCCGAAAAGGTTATAGAATGGACGGTCTGTCTTTTGCGATAGGGGAACGATGCTCGACGCCGATTTGGCCCACGAACGGGACTATGTAGCCGGTCTGTACACCCGGCTTGATGAACTGCGCGAGGAAAAGCGCGCCCAGCTGGCCCAGGTGCGCCGCGCGGGAGCAGTCGGCACCATGCAGAATGTCTCCGAACGCGACGCCTTCGCGGCCCTGTACGAGGACCGCCTCGCCCAGCTCGACGCCGTCGATGACCGCCTGGTGTTCGGTCGGCTGGACCTGGACTCCGGGGAGGCACAGTACATTGGCCGCATCGGGCTCACCACCGAGGATCTCGTCCGGCTCATGGTCGACTGGCGCGCGCCGGAGGCCGGCCACTTCTACCAGGCCACCGCATTTGACCGGCAGGGCGTGCGCCGGCGCCGGCACCTGATCCTGCAGGGCCGCGAGGTCAAGGCCATCGAGGACGACGTCCTGGATGCCGACATGCTCTCCGACGCCGACTCGCTGCAGGGCGAGGGCGCCCTGCTTGCCGCCCTGAACTCCAAGCGCACGGGCCGGATGTCGGACATCGTGGGCACCATCCAGTCCGAGCAGGACCGTATTATCCGGTCTTCCATCTCTGGCGCCCTCGTGGTCCAGGGCGGGCCGGGCACCGGCAAAACCGCCGTGGCCCTGCACCGCGCCGCCTATCTGCTGTATACCCACCGCGACCGGCTCAAGTCCGCCGGCGTGCTGCTGGTGGGCCCGTCGTCGTCGTTCATGAAATACATCGAACGCGTCCTGCCGTCGCTGGGTGAGACCGGCGTGGTCATGGCCAGCCTCGGCAGGCTCATGCCGGGCATCAATGCCGTGCCGGAGCAGGAGGCGGACGTCGCCGCCATCAAGGGCCGGCTGGACATGGCCGAGGTCATTGCCAACGCCGTGGCCAACCGGCAGCGCGTTCCGGCCGAAAACCGGATCCTGGAAGTCGACGGCCGCAAGCTGACCCTTACGCCCCGCCAGGTCCGGCGCGCACGTGAACGCGCACGCTCCACCGGCAAGCCGCACAACGAGGCCCGCGTTACGTTCGTCAAGATCCTGCTCCGGGAGCTGACCGAGCAGATGACCGAACTCGTCGAGGCCGGGAACATCGGCAACAACGCCGACCGCTCGTACCTCGCCGAGGACGTGCGGACAGCCCGCGATGTGCGCATCGCGCTCAACCTGTGCTGGATGCCCATGACGCCCGAGAAGCTGGTGGGCGAACTCCTCAGCAAGCCTGCCCTCCTCGAAGCCTGCACGCCCGGGTTCACGGCCAGGGAACGCGAGCTCCTGCTGCGGGCTCCCGATGCCCCGTGGACCGAGGCCGACGTACCCCTGCTCGACGAAGCTGCCGAGCTTCTCGGTGAACTGGATCCCGCCGCCGGCCGCGGCCTCGCCCAGCAGGAGCAGGACCGGGCCCGCGCCCTGGCCAACGCCCGGCAGACCCTGGTCAACATGGAGTCGGCCGGCGTTGATGTCCTCATGTCTGCCGAGGACCTCGTTGAACAGAACGAGGAACGCGAGGCCCGCCTGACGGCAGCCGAGCGCGCCACCAGCGACCGCACATGGGCGTTCGGCCACATCGTCGTCGACGAGGCACAGGAACTGTCGCCCATGCAGTGGCGGCTCCTGGTCCGCCGCTGCCCGCTCAAGTCCTTCACGATCGTGGGGGATATCGCCCAGACCAGTTCCGTGGCCGGAGCGAAATCCTGGCAGGGAGCCCTCGCCCCGATGTTCGGCGACCGCTGGCAGCTGGAGGAGCTCACGGTGAACTACCGCACGCCGTCGCAGATCGCCGAAGCGGCGGCGCGGATGGCCAACGCGGCTGGACTCGTGGTATCGGCCCCGAAGGCGGTTCGGGAAGGCCGCTGGTCGCCCATTATCGACCGCGTAGAGCGGTCGGGCATTGTGAACCGGCTGGTGGAGGTCCTCCCGGATGAGCTCCAAGCGCTCGACGGCGGTCTGCTCGCCGTGATTGCCGACGGCGACCTGCTGAGGGAAGCCACCGCGGCGCTGCGCGCGGAGTACGGTTCCCGGCTGGGCACGGGTGCCGGCAGTTATGAACAGGACGTGGTGGTCATCAGCCCGCGGGAGGCCAAGGGACTTGAGTTCGACGGCGTCGTGGTCCTTGAACCGAGCGCCATGCTGAACCATGAGCACGGCAGGGTCGGCGATCTGTACGTCGCCATGACCCGCCCCACGCAGCGGCTTCGGCTGATCGCAGCCGCGGACGTTCCGGCGGGCATCGAGCGTTAAGGTTTCCGGGCAGGCCCGGCCGTTCGCGGCCCGGCCTGCCTGCTGCCCTTCACGAGGGTCGCGGTTGCGCTGATCCTGCTAACTTAGAAAGCGTGTCACAACTAAACGACCTCGAATCCCAGCAGAACGACCCCAGCTTCGCCAACATCTGGCAGGAGCTCAAATGGCGCGGCCTTGTCCACGTATCCACCGACGAGGTGGAACTGGAAAAGCTCCTCGCCGGGGAACCGGTCACCTATTACTGCGGATTCGACCCCACGGCGCCGAGCCTCCACCTGGGAAATCTGGTCCAGCTCCTCCTCATGAGGCGGCTCCAGCTTGCCGGCCACAAGCCCCTGGGTCTTGTGGGTGGCTCCACCGGGCTGATCGGTGATCCGCGTCCGACGGCGGAACGCACCCTGAACACCAAGGACACCGTTTCGGAGTGGGTTGGCTACCTGCAGGCCCAGGTCCGCCGCTTCCTCAGCTTCGATGGCGCCAACGCCGCCAGGATGGTCAACAACCTCGACTGGACCGCGCCGCTGAGCGCGATCGACTTCCTTCGCGAGGTCGGCAAGCACTTCCGCGTGGGCACGATGCTCCGCAAGGACGCCGTGGCCTCACGCCTCAGCTCCGAGGAGGGCATCAGCTACACGGAGTTCAGCTACCAGATCCTGCAGGGCATGGATTACCTCCAGCTCTACCGCGATTACGGCTGCATGCTGCAGACCGGCGGATCCGACCAGTGGGGCAACCTCACCAGCGGTACCGAGCTCATCCGCAAGGTGGAGGGCAAGACGGTCCATGCACTGGGCACCCCGCTCATCACCAACGCCGACGGTACCAAGTTCGGCAAGAGCGAGGGCAACGCCATCTGGCTGGATTCCGCCATGGTCAGCCCGTACACCTTCTACCAGTTCTGGCTGAACACCGCCGATGCGGATGTCGTGGACCGGCTAAAGGTGTTCACGTTCCTCACCCGGGCCGAGATCGAGGAAATTGCCGTGTCTGTCGCCGAGCGTCCCTTCGCCCGCGAGGGCCAGCGGAAGCTCGCCTACGAGGTGACGGCGCTGGTCCACGGCGCCGAAGCCACCGAAAAGGTCATTGCTGCTTCCGCGGCGGTTTTCGGCAACGGCGATCTGTCGGTCCTCGACGAGCAGACGCTTGCCGCGGCAACTGCAGAACTTCCGTCCGCATCCGTGGACGGCACGGGCCTCGGCATCATCGACCTGCTGGTTGCTTCGGGGCTGTCGGAGAGCAAGTCAGCCGCACGCCGTGTCGTCGGAGAGGGCGGCGCCTATGTCAACAACGCCAAAGTCACGGATCCGGACGCGGTGATCTCCCCGTCTCAGCTGCTGCACGGCAAGTACCTGCTGCTCCGCCGGGGCAAGAAGAACCTGGCCACAGTTCAGGTGTCCGGCGCCTAGCACCGGAACGGGCAAAATGCACGCTCCTCCGCAGCCGATTTGCACGGCCGCGGGGGAGCGTGTAATGTCTTCTGAGTCGCCGCCGCTGAGCGGTGACAAACTCCCTTCACTGAGAAGCAATTCTTCAACTACAAGCATGAATGAAGAAAAGCTTCCATTAGTGCTGGGTTTGATTCATTCCACGAGGTGAATATCGGGTGAATATCCCGGATTTGCAAAGTGAAAATGAATGAAATAAGCTGGAAACATCGCAGCGAAGAAATGCGAAACACAAATTTCCGATAATGAATCGGAATTGTTTCGGAAGTATTCGAACGTGTCTGTTGTTTGAGAACTCAATAGTGTGCCAAGTTTGTTGATACCGATTTTTTATTAAATTGGTTGAATTTGCCGGGCTGCCCACCCCCGTGGTGTGGCCTGGTGTTTTTGGCTGGTTTCAAATTTTGTGCAGCCTTCGTTCCTGTTATTTCCGGGGGTGTTGGTTGTGTCTGTTTTTCTTCAACGGAGAGTTTGATCCTGGCTCAGGATGAACGCTGGCGGCGTGCTTAACACATGCAAGTCGAACGATGATCCGGTGCTTGCATCGGGGATTAGTGGCGAACGGGTGAGTAACACGTGAGTAACCTGCCCTTGACTCTGGGATAAGCCTGGGAAACTGGGTCTAATACCGGATATGACTCCTCATCGCATGGTGGGGGGTGGAAAGCTTTTGTGGTTTTGGATGGACTCGCGGCCTATCAGCTTGTTGGTGAGGTAATGGCTCACCAAGGCGACGACGGGTAGCCGGCCTGAGAGGGTGACCGGCCACACTGGGACTGAGACACGGCCCAGACTCCTACGGGAGGCAGCAGTGGGGAATATTGCACAATGGGCGAAAGCCTGATGCAGCGACGCCGCGTGAGGGATGACGGCCTTCGGGTTGTAAACCTCTTTCAGTAGGGAAGAAGCGAAAGTGACGGTACCTGCAGAAGAAGCGCCGGCTAACTACGTGCCAGCAGCCGCGGTAATACGTAGGGCGCAAGCGTTATCCGGAATTATTGGGCGTAAAGAGCTCGTAGGCGGTTTGTCGCGTCTGCCGTGAAAGTCCGGGGCTCAACTCCGGATCTGCGGTGGGTACGGGCAGACTAGAGTGATGTAGGGGAGACTGGAATTCCTGGTGTAGCGGTGAAATGCGCAGATATCAGGAGGAACACCGATGGCGAAGGCAGGTCTCTGGGCATTAACTGACGCTGAGGAGCGAAAGCATGGGGAGCGAACAGGATTAGATACCCTGGTAGTCCATGCCGTAAACGTTGGGCACTAGGTGTGGGGGACATTCCACGTTTTCCGCGCCGTAGCTAACGCATTAAGTGCCCCGCCTGGGGAGTACGGCCGCAAGGCTAAAACTCAAAGGAATTGACGGGGGCCCGCACAAGCGGCGGAGCATGCGGATTAATTCGATGCAACGCGAAGAACCTTACCAAGGCTTGACATGGACCGGACCGCCGCAGAAATGTGGTTTCTCCTTTTGGGGCCGGTTCACAGGTGGTGCATGGTTGTCGTCAGCTCGTGTCGTGAGATGTTGGGTTAAGTCCCGCAACGAGCGCAACCCTCGTTCCATGTTGCCAGCACGTAGTGGTGGGGACTCATGGGAGACTGCCGGGGTCAACTCGGAGGAAGGTGGGGACGACGTCAAATCATCATGCCCCTTATGTCTTGGGCTTCACGCATGCTACAATGGCCGGTACAAAGGGTTGCGATACTGTGAGGTGGAGCTAATCCCAAAAAGCCGGTCTCAGTTCGGATTGGGGTCTGCAACTCGACCCCATGAAGTCGGAGTCGCTAGTAATCGCAGATCAGCAACGCTGCGGTGAATACGTTCCCGGGCCTTGTACACACCGCCCGTCAAGTCACGAAAGTTGGTAACACCCGAAGCCGGTGGCCTAACCCCTTGTGGGAGGGAGCCGTCGAAGGTGGGACTGGCGATTGGGACTAAGTCGTAACAAGGTAGCCGTACCGGAAGGTGCGGCTGGATCACCTCCTTTCTAAGGAGCACCTACAGTTCCCTTGCCCCGTGTATGCGGGTGTGGAGGGGTTGTCAGGAGTAAAGGCCCGTTGCGCAGGCGATTGTTCTGCGGCGGGTGCTCATGGGTGGAATATCAGCAAATAGCGGCTGCATGGTTTTTGTCCTGGTTCAGTACGGATGGTGTGCCCCTTGTGGGTGGCTGTCCTGGAACGGCGGGGGCGGGGGTTGTGTGGTTTTGTGTTTGGCACACTGTTGGGTCCTGAGGCAACAGGGCCGGGGGAGGGGTGGTTTTGGCTGCCTGTTTTCCGGGACTTGTGTTTCTGGTTTCCTGGCTGCACGGATCGCACGGTTGACCTTTTGGGGTTGTGTGTGGGGTGTGTGGTACGGGGTTGTTGTTTGAGAACTACATAGTGGACGCGAGCATCTTTTATAAGAAGCAATTTCCAAGAATATGAACCTGGATCTGGCCGTGCATCTTTCGGGGTGTGGGGTTGGTTTCCGTGGTTCTCTCGAAAGTGTTTTTTGATCTTTTGTGGTCAAGTTTTTAAGAGCACACGGTGGATGCCTTGGCATTAGGAGCCGAAGAAGGACGTAGGAATCTGCGATAAGCCTGGGGGAGTCGATAACCGGACTGTGATCCCAGGGTGTCCGAATGGGGAAACCCCGCCAGACGCGCGAGTGATCTGGTGACCCGCATCTGAACACATAGGGTGCGTGGAGGGAACGCGGGGAAGTGAAACATCTCAGTACCCGCAGGAAGAGAAAACAACAGTGATTCCGTTAGTAGTGGCGAGCGAACGCGGATCAGGCTAAACCGACCCATGTGTGATAGCCGGCGGGCGTTGCATGGGCGGGGTTGTGGGACTTGTTGTCCTGGTTCTGCCGGACCGGGGAGGTGTGAGTGCTGGTATAGGTGAACGGTCTTGAAAGGCCGGCCGTAGAGGGTGTGAGCCCCGTAACCGTAATGCTGTGCGCCGCCTTTGATGAGTATCCCAAGTAGCACGGGGCCCGAGAAATCCCGTGTGAATCTGTCAGGACCACCTGATAAGCCTAAATACTCCCTAATGACCGATAGCGGACCAGTACCGTGAGGGAAAGGTGAAAAGTACCCCGGGAGGGGAGTGAAACAGTACCTGAAACCGTGTGCTTACAATCCGTCGGAGCAGCCTTGTAGCTGTGACGGCGTGCCTTTTGAAGAATGAGCCTGCGAGTTAGTGTTACGTCGCGAGGTTAACCCGTGTGGGGAAGCCGTAGCGAAAGCGAGTCTGAACAGGGCGTTGCAGTGGCGTGATCTAGACCCGAAGCGAAGTGATCTACCCATGGCCAGGTTGAAGCGACGGTAAGACGTCGTGGAGGACCGAACCCACTTCAGTTGAAAATGGAGGGGATGAGCTGTGGGTAGGGGTGAAAGGCCAATCAAACTTCGTGATAGCTGGTTCTCCCCGAAATGCATTTAGGTGCAGCGTTGCGTGTTTCTTACCGGAGGTAGAGCTACTGGATGGCTAATGGGCCCTACAAGGTTACTGACGTCAGCCAAACTCCGAATGCCGGTAAGTGAGAGCGCAGCAGTGAGACTGTGGGGGATAAGCTTCATAGTCGAGAGGGAAACAGCCCAGACCACCAACTAAGGCCCCTAAGCGTGT from Arthrobacter globiformis harbors:
- a CDS encoding HelD family protein, producing MLDADLAHERDYVAGLYTRLDELREEKRAQLAQVRRAGAVGTMQNVSERDAFAALYEDRLAQLDAVDDRLVFGRLDLDSGEAQYIGRIGLTTEDLVRLMVDWRAPEAGHFYQATAFDRQGVRRRRHLILQGREVKAIEDDVLDADMLSDADSLQGEGALLAALNSKRTGRMSDIVGTIQSEQDRIIRSSISGALVVQGGPGTGKTAVALHRAAYLLYTHRDRLKSAGVLLVGPSSSFMKYIERVLPSLGETGVVMASLGRLMPGINAVPEQEADVAAIKGRLDMAEVIANAVANRQRVPAENRILEVDGRKLTLTPRQVRRARERARSTGKPHNEARVTFVKILLRELTEQMTELVEAGNIGNNADRSYLAEDVRTARDVRIALNLCWMPMTPEKLVGELLSKPALLEACTPGFTARERELLLRAPDAPWTEADVPLLDEAAELLGELDPAAGRGLAQQEQDRARALANARQTLVNMESAGVDVLMSAEDLVEQNEEREARLTAAERATSDRTWAFGHIVVDEAQELSPMQWRLLVRRCPLKSFTIVGDIAQTSSVAGAKSWQGALAPMFGDRWQLEELTVNYRTPSQIAEAAARMANAAGLVVSAPKAVREGRWSPIIDRVERSGIVNRLVEVLPDELQALDGGLLAVIADGDLLREATAALRAEYGSRLGTGAGSYEQDVVVISPREAKGLEFDGVVVLEPSAMLNHEHGRVGDLYVAMTRPTQRLRLIAAADVPAGIER
- a CDS encoding adenine phosphoribosyltransferase → MNHSEQAPARRPVPVDELITSLCATVPDYPKPGITFKDLTPVFADGAAFRAVVDALVEPFKGQFDAVAGVEARGFLLAAAAAYATGTGVVTVRKAGKLPREVYSEDYALEYGNATLELHTTDLARGSRVLILDDVLATGGTLGAAARLFERCGVHVSGVGVVMELGELRGRSALAGHRVRSLLRL
- a CDS encoding DNA-3-methyladenine glycosylase; this translates as MTSSGPVRQFLSGDAREIAPLLLGAVLTHDSGEGSVAVRITELEAYMGPVDSLHPDPGSHTYRGPTRRNAPMFGPAGHLYVYFTYGMHYCANIVCGPAGHASAVLLRAGEIVQGRELALTRRPTSKAAKDLASGPARLATALGLTTEDSGRDALGPPFGLVLPPAPAAHVSTGPRVGVAGHGGTHDYPWRFWLTGDPTVSRYKAAKARPPRA
- the tyrS gene encoding tyrosine--tRNA ligase; the encoded protein is MSQLNDLESQQNDPSFANIWQELKWRGLVHVSTDEVELEKLLAGEPVTYYCGFDPTAPSLHLGNLVQLLLMRRLQLAGHKPLGLVGGSTGLIGDPRPTAERTLNTKDTVSEWVGYLQAQVRRFLSFDGANAARMVNNLDWTAPLSAIDFLREVGKHFRVGTMLRKDAVASRLSSEEGISYTEFSYQILQGMDYLQLYRDYGCMLQTGGSDQWGNLTSGTELIRKVEGKTVHALGTPLITNADGTKFGKSEGNAIWLDSAMVSPYTFYQFWLNTADADVVDRLKVFTFLTRAEIEEIAVSVAERPFAREGQRKLAYEVTALVHGAEATEKVIAASAAVFGNGDLSVLDEQTLAAATAELPSASVDGTGLGIIDLLVASGLSESKSAARRVVGEGGAYVNNAKVTDPDAVISPSQLLHGKYLLLRRGKKNLATVQVSGA